One Lysinibacillus sp. OF-1 DNA segment encodes these proteins:
- a CDS encoding M20/M25/M40 family metallo-hydrolase, producing the protein MTSRLVEEFFELVQIDSETKHEQVIAPILVEKLTALGFTVIQDDAHTRNGHGAGNIIATLKGTLDVEPIYFTSHMDTVVPGKGIKPSLREDGYIVSDGTTILGADDKAGLAALLEMVKCLKEQNIAHGDIEFIITAGEESGLVGAKELDPTMIKAKYGFAVDSDGKVGGIVTAAPFQAKIFAKIIGKTAHAGVAPEKGISAITVASKCIAQMKLGRLDEETTANIGRFEGGQATNIVCDEVTILAEARSIDQAKLDAQTKHMKETFEQVSASLGARAEVEVKLMYPGFRVTETDKVVQVAIAAARNIDRTPTLGISGGGSDANVIAGFGIPTVNLSVGYEDIHTINEKIPVEELEKLADLLVEIVKESAKN; encoded by the coding sequence TAGTAGAAGAGTTTTTTGAGCTCGTTCAAATTGATTCGGAAACAAAACATGAACAAGTAATTGCACCAATTCTTGTAGAAAAATTAACTGCACTTGGTTTTACAGTTATCCAAGACGATGCTCATACGCGTAATGGACATGGAGCAGGTAATATTATTGCTACATTAAAAGGCACATTAGATGTGGAGCCAATTTACTTTACGTCTCATATGGATACAGTTGTTCCAGGGAAAGGTATTAAACCTTCTCTACGTGAAGATGGTTATATCGTATCAGATGGCACGACGATTTTAGGTGCTGACGATAAGGCTGGTCTAGCAGCACTTTTAGAGATGGTAAAATGTTTAAAAGAGCAAAATATTGCACATGGAGATATTGAATTTATTATTACGGCTGGTGAAGAAAGTGGGCTTGTTGGAGCAAAAGAGCTAGATCCAACCATGATTAAGGCGAAATATGGCTTTGCAGTAGACAGTGATGGGAAAGTGGGAGGCATCGTGACTGCAGCACCATTCCAAGCTAAAATTTTTGCGAAGATTATTGGCAAAACGGCACATGCAGGGGTGGCTCCTGAAAAGGGTATTTCCGCTATTACAGTGGCATCAAAATGTATCGCTCAAATGAAGCTAGGTCGTTTAGATGAAGAAACGACTGCAAATATTGGACGTTTTGAGGGTGGACAAGCGACGAATATTGTTTGTGATGAAGTGACAATTTTAGCAGAAGCGCGCTCTATTGACCAAGCTAAATTAGATGCACAAACAAAGCATATGAAGGAAACTTTTGAGCAAGTTTCGGCTTCACTAGGCGCACGTGCTGAAGTAGAAGTGAAGCTGATGTATCCAGGATTCCGTGTAACAGAAACAGATAAAGTAGTTCAAGTAGCCATCGCAGCTGCACGCAATATTGATCGTACACCAACATTAGGTATTTCAGGTGGCGGCTCGGATGCGAATGTGATTGCTGGCTTTGGCATTCCTACCGTTAATCTATCAGTTGGCTATGAAGACATTCATACAATAAATGAAAAAATACCAGTAGAAGAATTAGAAAAATTAGCAGATTTACTTGTAGAAATCGTCAAAGAATCGGCGAAAAACTAA
- a CDS encoding chemotaxis protein CheW, whose amino-acid sequence MESVKAVVFACGTEEYAVPVEQAISIEKLEHVTPIPHLPNYLLGFTRIRGELVPVLDFERILYNRSSNTATARIIVLNTDVVNYGLLVTEAREILDFDDSVLQQLGLVNYSKTRYFTAVANLENRMITYVDPKILVNSLDGIREIIDYLHKMLENEKENVEA is encoded by the coding sequence ATGGAAAGTGTGAAAGCAGTCGTTTTTGCTTGTGGGACAGAGGAATACGCAGTGCCTGTGGAGCAAGCAATTTCAATTGAAAAATTAGAGCATGTAACACCTATCCCTCATTTACCTAATTATCTTTTAGGCTTTACAAGAATTCGTGGTGAGCTTGTACCTGTTCTTGATTTTGAACGAATATTGTACAACCGCTCATCTAATACAGCAACTGCTCGTATTATTGTTTTAAATACAGACGTGGTTAATTATGGATTACTGGTGACAGAAGCTCGAGAAATTCTTGATTTTGATGATTCAGTACTTCAACAATTGGGCCTTGTTAATTACAGTAAAACACGCTACTTTACGGCTGTAGCTAATCTTGAGAACCGTATGATTACTTATGTCGATCCAAAAATATTGGTCAATTCATTAGATGGCATTCGTGAGATTATCGATTATTTACACAAAATGCTTGAAAATGAAAAAGAAAACGTGGAGGCATAG
- the nspC gene encoding carboxynorspermidine decarboxylase gives MKPIDFSKVPSPSYVVDERLLTKNLELLKSIQDRTGCRILLALKGFSMHSTFPLVGEYLAGITASSLHEARLGYEKMGKEVHVYAPAYIEHEMDELLGYVDHIVFNSFNQWAQFKEKVKSAGKTIECGIRVNPEYSEIETALYDPCYTNSRLGTTLANFDKSQLDGIDGLHFHAMCEQNSDTLERIIEVVEEKFGDVLHQMKWLNFGGGHHITRADYDVEKLVNIINYIQEKYNLLVYLEPGEAVALNTGYLVATVLDIQKNGMDLAILDTSATCHMPDVLEMPYRPMIIGSGQANEFAHTYRLGGLTCLAGDVIGDYSFDQPLKPGDRLVFTDMAHYSMVKNHMFNGVNLPSIVSYNDEEGSKVIREFKFEDYSGRLS, from the coding sequence ATGAAACCAATTGATTTTTCAAAAGTTCCATCCCCTTCTTATGTAGTGGATGAGCGATTATTAACAAAAAATCTTGAGCTTTTAAAATCAATTCAAGATCGTACAGGCTGCCGCATTTTACTAGCCCTAAAAGGCTTTTCCATGCATTCAACATTCCCATTAGTTGGGGAATATTTAGCAGGTATTACTGCTAGCTCCTTGCATGAAGCACGTCTAGGCTATGAAAAAATGGGCAAGGAAGTACACGTCTATGCTCCTGCTTATATTGAGCATGAAATGGACGAGCTTCTAGGCTATGTGGATCACATCGTGTTTAACTCATTTAACCAATGGGCTCAGTTCAAAGAGAAAGTAAAATCTGCTGGAAAAACAATTGAATGTGGTATTCGTGTGAATCCTGAGTACTCTGAAATTGAAACAGCACTTTACGATCCTTGCTACACGAACTCTCGCCTTGGTACAACTTTGGCTAACTTCGATAAATCACAGCTTGACGGCATTGATGGCTTACATTTCCATGCGATGTGTGAACAAAATTCCGACACGTTAGAACGTATTATTGAAGTAGTAGAAGAAAAATTTGGTGATGTGTTACATCAAATGAAATGGTTAAACTTCGGTGGTGGCCACCATATTACGCGTGCAGATTATGATGTCGAAAAACTTGTTAACATCATTAACTATATTCAAGAAAAATACAACCTGCTTGTTTACTTAGAACCAGGCGAAGCGGTAGCACTTAATACAGGCTATTTAGTCGCTACAGTACTTGATATTCAAAAAAATGGCATGGACCTTGCTATTTTAGATACGTCAGCAACATGTCATATGCCTGATGTACTTGAAATGCCGTACCGTCCAATGATTATCGGTTCTGGTCAAGCAAATGAATTCGCGCATACGTATCGCTTAGGCGGACTTACATGTCTTGCTGGTGATGTAATTGGTGATTATTCATTTGATCAACCATTAAAACCAGGCGATCGTCTTGTCTTTACAGATATGGCTCATTATTCTATGGTTAAAAACCATATGTTTAATGGTGTCAACTTACCTTCTATCGTTTCTTATAACGATGAAGAAGGCAGTAAAGTCATTCGTGAATTTAAATTTGAAGACTACAGTGGTCGACTGTCTTAA
- a CDS encoding saccharopine dehydrogenase family protein, giving the protein MGKALIIGAGGVASVVVHKCVQNSDVFEEICIASRTVSKCDALKEKLDGGKTKIHTAQVDADNTEEVIELIKAFGPDVVINVALPYQDLTIMDACLATGVHYVDTANYEPPETAKFEYKWQWAYKEKFEKAGLTALLGSGFDPGVTGVFTAHAQKHEFDEIHYIDIVDANAGDHGYHFATNFNPEINIREITANGRYWKEGKWVETAPLEKKEVYNLPEIGPKDIYLLYHEELESLAKNIKGLKQIRFWMTFSEKYLTHLKVLENVGMTSIEPIEFEGQMIQPIHFLKAVLPDPASLGPRTKGKTNIGCIIRGLKDGQEKTYYVYNVCDHEECYNEVGSQAISYTTGVPAMIGAMLVMNGEWRKPGVWNVEDFNPDPFMDALNKWGLPWQESHNPELLDLDLDAKELSR; this is encoded by the coding sequence TTGGGTAAAGCATTGATTATCGGAGCTGGCGGAGTTGCCAGTGTTGTGGTACACAAGTGTGTTCAAAATTCGGACGTATTTGAGGAAATTTGTATCGCAAGTAGAACTGTTTCAAAATGTGACGCTCTAAAAGAAAAACTAGACGGCGGAAAAACAAAAATTCATACTGCACAGGTAGACGCGGATAATACAGAAGAGGTTATTGAGCTTATTAAAGCTTTCGGACCGGATGTTGTGATTAACGTGGCATTACCTTATCAGGACTTAACGATTATGGATGCTTGCTTAGCGACAGGTGTGCACTATGTGGATACTGCAAACTACGAGCCACCTGAAACGGCAAAATTTGAATATAAATGGCAATGGGCTTATAAAGAGAAGTTTGAAAAAGCTGGCTTAACTGCATTACTTGGTAGCGGTTTTGATCCAGGTGTAACAGGCGTTTTCACAGCTCATGCTCAAAAACATGAATTTGATGAAATTCACTATATTGATATCGTGGATGCGAATGCGGGAGATCATGGCTACCATTTCGCAACAAACTTCAACCCAGAAATTAACATTCGTGAAATTACAGCGAATGGTCGTTACTGGAAAGAAGGCAAGTGGGTTGAAACAGCACCACTTGAGAAAAAAGAAGTGTATAACCTTCCAGAAATCGGACCAAAAGATATTTATCTTCTATACCATGAAGAGCTTGAATCACTTGCAAAAAATATCAAAGGTTTAAAACAAATCCGCTTCTGGATGACGTTCTCTGAAAAATACTTAACACACTTAAAAGTATTAGAAAACGTTGGTATGACATCTATTGAACCAATCGAATTTGAAGGTCAAATGATTCAACCAATCCACTTCCTTAAAGCGGTATTGCCAGATCCAGCTTCTCTTGGACCACGTACAAAAGGTAAAACAAATATCGGTTGTATCATCCGCGGTCTAAAAGATGGGCAAGAAAAAACGTATTATGTCTACAACGTATGTGACCATGAAGAGTGCTATAACGAGGTGGGTTCTCAAGCGATTTCTTACACAACAGGTGTACCAGCTATGATCGGTGCTATGCTTGTGATGAATGGCGAATGGCGTAAACCAGGTGTTTGGAATGTAGAAGACTTCAATCCAGATCCATTCATGGATGCACTAAATAAATGGGGTCTACCATGGCAAGAAAGTCATAACCCAGAATTACTTGACCTTGATTTAGATGCAAAGGAATTAAGCCGATGA